A DNA window from Capnocytophaga sp. ARDL2 contains the following coding sequences:
- a CDS encoding DNA cytosine methyltransferase has protein sequence MKFIDLFAGLGGFHLALSKLGHQCVFASELDPDLRKLYTENHGNEIQGDINEVNINNIPKHDILCAGFPCQPFSQAGSQQGFNDEQGRGNLFYRIMDILEAHKPEFLILENVPNLKSHDGGNTYKVIQESLEKHYEIADAIISPHHFGIPQHRSRIYIVGRLKKKGGLKDFKFPDHSERPECSIKDIIVEDDTDYMTLKSVTRNHLEVWQEFLDLIKENNAKLPTFPIWAMEFGADYKFEGIAPYYQRGYELKDRKGKFGEIIDGHSKDDYLQCLPIYAQTSKLQKNRHFPEWKKQFIRLNRAYYEENKSWIDTWLHKIKDFENSHQKFEWNCGYEENPNLFDKIIQFRPSGIRVKKPTFSPALVLTTTQIPIFPWVETPNGEKGRYMTRQEAAKLQCMEDLKKYPDTIAKAFRAFGNAVNVEVVKKIAENLIK, from the coding sequence ATGAAATTTATTGATTTATTTGCAGGGTTAGGAGGTTTTCATTTGGCATTGTCTAAACTGGGGCATCAATGCGTTTTTGCCAGTGAGCTTGACCCTGATTTAAGAAAGCTATATACTGAAAATCACGGCAATGAAATTCAAGGAGATATCAATGAAGTAAATATAAACAACATTCCAAAACACGATATTTTATGTGCAGGTTTTCCTTGTCAGCCTTTTTCACAAGCAGGTTCACAGCAAGGGTTTAATGACGAACAAGGAAGAGGAAATTTGTTTTATAGAATTATGGACATATTGGAGGCTCACAAACCTGAATTTCTGATTCTCGAAAATGTACCGAATCTAAAATCGCACGATGGGGGAAATACTTATAAAGTAATTCAAGAGTCCTTAGAAAAACATTACGAAATTGCTGATGCAATTATTTCACCACATCATTTTGGTATTCCACAACATCGTTCTAGGATTTATATTGTAGGTCGATTAAAGAAAAAAGGAGGATTAAAAGACTTTAAATTTCCTGACCATTCCGAGCGTCCAGAGTGTAGTATTAAAGATATAATAGTAGAAGACGATACTGATTATATGACTTTAAAATCTGTTACACGCAATCATTTAGAAGTATGGCAAGAGTTTTTGGATTTGATAAAAGAAAACAATGCTAAATTACCTACTTTCCCGATTTGGGCTATGGAATTTGGGGCTGATTATAAATTTGAAGGTATAGCACCATATTATCAACGAGGTTATGAACTAAAAGATAGAAAAGGTAAATTTGGAGAAATAATAGACGGTCATTCAAAAGATGACTATTTACAATGTTTACCAATTTATGCTCAAACGAGTAAATTACAAAAAAACAGACACTTTCCAGAATGGAAAAAACAATTTATTCGTTTAAATAGAGCATATTACGAAGAAAACAAGTCTTGGATAGACACTTGGCTACACAAAATCAAAGATTTTGAAAACAGTCATCAAAAGTTTGAATGGAATTGTGGGTATGAAGAAAATCCAAATCTATTTGATAAAATTATTCAATTCAGACCTTCGGGAATTCGTGTTAAAAAGCCAACTTTTTCCCCTGCATTGGTATTGACTACGACACAAATTCCAATTTTCCCTTGGGTTGAAACTCCAAATGGAGAAAAAGGAAGATATATGACAAGGCAGGAAGCTGCAAAATTGCAATGTATGGAAGATTTGAAAAAATACCCTGATACAATTGCAAAAGCATTTAGAGCATTTGGAAATGCTGTAAATGTGGAAGTTGTAAAAAAAATAGCTGAAAATCTAATAAAATAA
- a CDS encoding pirin family protein → MKAVYHKADSRGHANHGWLNSYHTFSFAEYYNPQRMNFGVLRVLNDDTVKGGMGFGTHPHRDMEIISIPLEGDLKHGDSMGNEGIIRKGEIQVMSAGTGIMHSEMNGNQGETVKFLQIWILPRKMGVTPRYDQIDIEKDKKINDFQQILSPNPDDAGVWIHQDAWFNMANFTAGNSKTYKLNKQGNGVYVFVIKGKAKIGDQVLDQRDGYGIYDTSEFDLEALEDSQILLMEVPMQLP, encoded by the coding sequence ATGAAAGCAGTTTATCATAAAGCAGACAGCAGAGGACACGCAAACCACGGATGGTTAAATAGTTACCACACTTTTAGCTTTGCAGAATATTACAACCCACAGAGAATGAACTTCGGTGTTCTTCGTGTATTGAATGATGATACCGTAAAAGGTGGAATGGGCTTCGGAACACACCCACACCGAGATATGGAAATCATCAGTATTCCTTTGGAGGGCGACCTGAAACACGGTGATAGTATGGGCAACGAAGGGATTATCCGCAAAGGAGAAATCCAAGTGATGAGTGCCGGAACAGGAATTATGCACAGCGAAATGAATGGTAACCAAGGTGAAACCGTGAAATTCTTGCAAATTTGGATTTTACCTCGTAAAATGGGAGTTACCCCTCGCTATGACCAAATTGACATCGAAAAAGATAAGAAAATCAACGATTTCCAACAAATCCTATCCCCTAACCCTGATGATGCAGGCGTATGGATTCACCAAGATGCGTGGTTCAATATGGCAAACTTTACCGCAGGAAACTCAAAAACATACAAACTAAACAAACAAGGAAATGGAGTGTATGTATTTGTTATCAAAGGAAAAGCAAAAATAGGCGACCAAGTATTAGACCAAAGAGATGGTTACGGAATTTACGATACTTCAGAATTTGATTTAGAGGCTCTTGAAGATTCACAAATTCTATTGATGGAAGTACCAATGCAGTTACCATAA
- a CDS encoding DoxX family protein: MSIFQNKDLGLLILRLSVGLLMIPHGIHKLLNSGALGYIQSLLEAKGLPAFISYGVFVGEIIAPLLIVIGFRTRISALVLAATGLMILFLGYDNLFALTQHGGWVAELVGLFLFGALALAFTGGGKYAVSTNNQWD, encoded by the coding sequence ATGAGTATATTTCAAAACAAAGATTTAGGACTTTTAATTCTTCGTCTTTCCGTAGGGTTACTAATGATTCCACACGGAATCCATAAATTACTGAATTCAGGAGCGTTGGGGTACATTCAGTCGCTCTTGGAAGCCAAAGGATTACCAGCGTTTATCAGCTATGGTGTTTTTGTAGGAGAAATTATTGCACCGCTCCTCATCGTAATTGGTTTCCGTACGCGTATCTCGGCATTGGTATTGGCAGCTACAGGTTTGATGATTCTGTTCTTAGGGTACGACAACCTTTTTGCCCTCACGCAGCACGGCGGTTGGGTGGCAGAACTTGTAGGGCTGTTCCTCTTCGGAGCTTTGGCATTAGCCTTTACAGGCGGTGGGAAATACGCTGTATCTACGAATAATCAGTGGGATTAA
- the epsC gene encoding serine O-acetyltransferase EpsC — MKNNFLEYLKTGYCDRKYDLNKQKIEQFIDSFFRFIFFLEPQRCDSQTEIESRFVSFKNQFKDIINDIKQENTVQVCETFFNEIPSIYETLGKDAQFFLESDPAATHIEEIKVSYPGFYAIAIYRFAHQLYLQKVPLIPRIWTELAHSKTGIDIHPGANIGEYFFIDHGTGIVIGETTQIGNRVKIYQNVTLGALAVSKSIANTKRHPTIEDEVTIYAGATILGGKTIIGKGATIGGNVWITESIFPYSLVYYKDKTIIRSQENSPEPINFSI, encoded by the coding sequence ATGAAAAACAATTTTTTAGAGTACTTAAAAACAGGCTATTGTGATAGAAAATATGACTTAAACAAACAGAAAATAGAACAATTTATAGATTCTTTTTTTCGGTTTATATTTTTCTTAGAGCCTCAAAGATGTGATTCTCAAACGGAGATTGAAAGCCGATTTGTCAGTTTTAAAAATCAGTTTAAAGACATAATAAACGATATAAAACAAGAAAATACCGTACAGGTATGCGAAACTTTTTTTAATGAGATTCCTAGTATTTATGAAACATTGGGAAAAGACGCTCAGTTTTTCTTAGAAAGTGATCCTGCTGCTACGCATATAGAAGAGATTAAAGTTTCATACCCAGGATTTTATGCCATTGCAATTTATAGATTTGCACATCAGCTGTACCTTCAGAAAGTCCCACTCATCCCAAGAATTTGGACAGAGCTTGCCCATAGCAAAACGGGAATAGATATTCATCCAGGGGCAAATATTGGAGAATATTTCTTTATTGATCACGGCACAGGAATTGTAATAGGAGAGACCACTCAAATAGGAAATCGTGTAAAAATCTATCAGAATGTAACATTAGGGGCGTTGGCTGTATCTAAAAGCATTGCCAATACCAAAAGACATCCTACTATAGAAGATGAAGTAACCATCTATGCAGGAGCTACTATTTTAGGCGGAAAAACCATCATTGGTAAGGGGGCTACCATCGGAGGAAATGTTTGGATTACAGAAAGTATATTCCCTTATAGTTTAGTATATTATAAAGACAAAACCATCATCAGAAGCCAAGAAAATTCACCCGAACCGATTAATTTTTCCATATAA
- the cysK gene encoding cysteine synthase A, whose translation MKFNNVLETIGKTPVVRLSKIFPKHNVWIKLERSNPGGSIKDRIALAMIETAEKEGKINKNTQIIEPTSGNTGVGLAMVSAVKGYHLTLVMPESMSIERRKLMTAYGANIVLTPRELGMKGAIEKAQELAQQNENTWIPQQFENISNPETHRNTTAQEILNDFPEGIDYLITGVGTGGHITGISEIIKQKFSELKSFAVEPKLSPVLSGGNPGAHPIQGIGAGFVPKVLNTEILDGTIQVSKENAFVYTQKLAQEEGILAGISTGASLAAIAQKIDELPENTTILTINYDTGERYWSVEGLF comes from the coding sequence ATGAAATTCAATAATGTATTAGAAACTATTGGGAAAACGCCGGTAGTCAGATTGAGTAAAATTTTTCCTAAACATAATGTTTGGATAAAATTAGAACGAAGCAATCCAGGGGGAAGCATTAAAGATAGAATTGCTTTAGCAATGATAGAAACCGCTGAAAAGGAAGGAAAAATCAATAAAAATACTCAAATCATAGAACCCACTTCGGGAAATACAGGAGTAGGATTAGCCATGGTTTCAGCCGTAAAAGGTTATCATTTAACATTGGTAATGCCTGAAAGTATGAGTATTGAAAGAAGAAAACTTATGACTGCCTATGGTGCCAATATCGTATTAACACCAAGAGAATTAGGTATGAAAGGAGCCATTGAAAAAGCTCAGGAATTGGCACAGCAAAACGAAAACACTTGGATACCACAGCAGTTTGAAAACATCTCAAACCCTGAAACTCATCGTAATACAACTGCTCAAGAAATTCTTAATGATTTTCCAGAGGGAATTGATTACCTCATCACGGGCGTAGGAACAGGTGGACATATTACAGGAATTTCGGAGATTATAAAACAGAAATTTTCTGAGTTAAAATCTTTTGCTGTAGAGCCAAAGCTTTCCCCAGTTCTCAGTGGAGGAAATCCAGGAGCACACCCTATACAAGGCATCGGTGCAGGGTTTGTACCCAAAGTTCTCAATACTGAAATTTTAGACGGAACCATTCAGGTGAGTAAAGAAAATGCCTTTGTTTATACCCAAAAACTAGCCCAAGAAGAAGGTATTTTAGCCGGAATTTCCACAGGAGCATCTCTCGCAGCCATTGCACAAAAAATAGATGAGTTGCCTGAAAACACCACCATTCTTACCATAAATTATGATACCGGCGAAAGATATTGGTCGGTGGAAGGACTTTTTTAA
- a CDS encoding DUF4300 family protein — protein MKKNILITALSLAALCSCNKTTTPKTETSQTASENISQPFISSIEYSNLVDKASQEEVKKALSAAGIKEENIQTFLDNVNTFNQTVGEVGMVKEGFATSQNLTPEYDKVKIQEKWEEKNPVFAGYNCRITSFDMLRDFVRIENPILENAKNLFVDEDALENNPKKVFSNKERDLFMAFFSQIPTVEGKDISKHIDMVQKDWQKKGISFIHNNDKTKASLISVFFHSFFSKEDNHLFIGHIGVLVPSENGKLIFIEKLSFQEPYQALKFNNRTELNDYLMNRYDVEWNQPTATPFIFENNQLIEGYRPNANKKQTDNMQ, from the coding sequence ATGAAAAAAAATATATTGATTACTGCATTATCTTTAGCGGCACTATGCAGTTGTAATAAAACTACCACGCCCAAGACCGAAACCTCACAAACGGCATCAGAAAATATCTCACAGCCTTTTATTTCCAGTATAGAATATTCTAATTTGGTAGATAAAGCCAGCCAAGAAGAAGTAAAAAAGGCACTCTCTGCTGCAGGAATCAAGGAGGAAAATATCCAAACTTTTTTGGACAATGTAAATACTTTTAACCAGACCGTTGGCGAAGTAGGAATGGTAAAAGAAGGATTTGCTACCTCCCAAAATTTAACCCCTGAATATGATAAGGTAAAAATACAAGAAAAATGGGAAGAAAAAAATCCTGTTTTTGCGGGTTATAACTGTCGTATTACTTCGTTTGATATGTTAAGAGATTTTGTTCGCATTGAAAATCCGATTTTAGAAAATGCCAAGAATCTATTTGTAGATGAAGATGCACTAGAAAATAACCCTAAAAAAGTGTTTTCTAATAAAGAGAGAGACCTTTTTATGGCTTTCTTTTCGCAAATTCCTACCGTAGAGGGCAAGGATATTTCAAAACATATAGACATGGTGCAAAAAGATTGGCAAAAGAAAGGGATTTCATTTATTCATAACAACGATAAGACCAAGGCTTCTTTAATTTCGGTATTTTTTCATTCGTTTTTTAGTAAGGAAGACAATCATTTGTTTATCGGGCATATCGGGGTATTGGTACCTTCTGAAAATGGAAAACTTATTTTCATTGAAAAATTATCTTTCCAAGAACCTTATCAAGCATTGAAATTTAACAACCGAACGGAACTCAATGATTACCTTATGAATCGCTACGATGTGGAATGGAACCAACCCACAGCCACACCTTTTATCTTTGAAAATAATCAACTGATAGAAGGCTATAGACCCAATGCGAATAAAAAACAAACAGATAACATGCAGTAG
- a CDS encoding RNA polymerase sigma factor: MKDKYAIIEEWIDAYSAPLLRRALYMVSDKEEAEDMVQEVFTASFIAFDSFQNKSNPLTWLYAILHNKVADFYRKKYKNPIENNLSHFFDSNGNWKDESIIQPWEDTPEEWEQSLHECIEKLPPRWKIPLKLYYLKEKKNEAVCQEVGITPTNLWKILQRSRLQLRECLENNRFVE; encoded by the coding sequence ATGAAAGATAAATATGCTATCATAGAAGAGTGGATTGATGCTTACTCAGCACCTCTGCTTCGTAGGGCTTTGTACATGGTTTCAGATAAGGAAGAGGCAGAAGATATGGTGCAGGAAGTGTTTACGGCATCGTTTATTGCTTTTGATTCCTTCCAAAACAAAAGCAATCCTCTCACTTGGCTTTATGCCATTTTGCACAACAAAGTGGCAGATTTTTATCGAAAAAAATACAAAAACCCTATTGAAAATAACCTCTCTCATTTTTTTGACTCTAATGGCAATTGGAAAGATGAAAGTATCATTCAGCCCTGGGAAGACACACCCGAAGAATGGGAACAAAGCCTGCACGAATGTATAGAAAAATTGCCCCCACGATGGAAAATTCCTCTAAAACTCTATTATCTCAAAGAGAAAAAAAACGAAGCGGTGTGTCAGGAAGTGGGGATTACCCCGACAAATCTTTGGAAAATACTTCAAAGAAGCCGTTTACAACTGAGAGAATGTTTAGAAAATAACCGTTTTGTAGAATGA
- a CDS encoding DUF417 family protein — protein sequence MLRQKATENLLIFKMGYCVSLFGAVLILLWIGIFKFTPSEAKAIEDLVAHHPLTFWVYDFFSLQAVSNVIGLIEIGTALGLVASIWIVPLRRYMAWAMILTFLITLSYLFTTPKMWRVVDGIPITDFFILKDLLLLGFGIMLLGNTTHNKTH from the coding sequence ATGTTAAGACAAAAAGCAACTGAAAACCTGCTCATCTTCAAAATGGGATATTGCGTATCCCTATTTGGAGCGGTACTTATTCTCCTCTGGATAGGTATTTTTAAATTTACTCCTTCCGAGGCAAAAGCCATAGAAGATTTGGTAGCACATCATCCGCTTACTTTTTGGGTGTATGATTTTTTTAGCTTACAAGCTGTTTCTAATGTCATTGGGCTGATAGAAATCGGTACGGCATTGGGATTAGTAGCCTCTATTTGGATAGTTCCTTTGCGTAGATACATGGCTTGGGCGATGATACTTACCTTCCTAATCACGCTGAGCTATCTATTTACCACCCCTAAAATGTGGCGAGTGGTAGATGGTATTCCTATTACCGATTTTTTTATCCTAAAAGACCTCCTTTTATTAGGATTTGGAATCATGCTTTTAGGAAACACTACTCACAATAAAACCCATTAA
- a CDS encoding serine hydrolase domain-containing protein: MLKRFLLLVVALWFTQSVFAQIVGRWKGDLDIQGVKLPLVFEIKATENGYNTTAYSPKQTSMGIPTSKTVFQNNALTVEISALQASFKGVLKDGKITGTFTQGKEFPLVLEKTNEEIKAVEDPVIADLGNRAINTQKLSAYLDYLVEKQKIAGSISIFRKGKEVYKKHFGQEFLPTKNYNQQTAYQIGSITKLFMATMLMQEVEKGTLNLNDKLEKFFPKMPNAQNITLQQMLNHTSGLKDYVTGEWLTEKAFAPQVIYDTIVKQGVDFQPGEKQKYSNSAYYLLCKILEQTTQQPFNVLLRERIAKPLNLDNTFSALDRPTNIFASYNLHQTQLQEVKDFNFINALGAGDITATTTDLNRFVEALFKGKLLKKETLQQMMPVEKTWGLCVMKAPFYNKTSYGHGGTTLGTDAIMTYNPEDDLSISLCINARGMFSNNEITIGILNILYELPFDFEKE, encoded by the coding sequence ATGTTGAAAAGATTTTTATTACTCGTTGTTGCCTTATGGTTTACACAAAGCGTATTTGCCCAAATTGTAGGAAGATGGAAAGGAGATTTGGATATTCAAGGTGTAAAACTCCCTTTGGTATTTGAAATAAAAGCCACCGAAAACGGCTATAACACCACGGCTTACAGTCCGAAACAAACTTCTATGGGTATTCCTACCAGCAAAACCGTTTTTCAAAACAATGCACTAACGGTAGAAATTTCAGCACTACAAGCCTCGTTTAAAGGCGTTTTAAAAGACGGTAAAATCACAGGAACTTTCACGCAAGGGAAAGAATTTCCTTTGGTATTGGAAAAAACCAACGAGGAAATAAAAGCAGTGGAAGACCCTGTTATTGCAGATTTGGGCAACCGTGCCATCAACACCCAAAAATTATCCGCTTATCTTGATTATTTGGTAGAAAAACAGAAGATAGCAGGGAGTATTTCTATCTTCCGAAAAGGGAAAGAAGTGTATAAAAAACACTTTGGGCAGGAGTTTTTGCCTACAAAAAACTACAACCAACAAACGGCGTATCAAATCGGGTCGATTACCAAGCTGTTTATGGCAACAATGCTAATGCAGGAAGTGGAAAAAGGCACGCTGAACCTCAATGACAAACTGGAAAAATTTTTCCCAAAAATGCCTAACGCCCAAAACATTACGCTACAACAAATGCTCAACCATACCAGTGGTCTGAAGGATTATGTTACTGGAGAATGGCTCACGGAAAAGGCTTTTGCACCTCAAGTAATTTACGATACCATTGTAAAACAGGGCGTGGACTTTCAACCTGGGGAAAAACAAAAATATTCCAACTCGGCATATTATCTATTGTGCAAAATTTTGGAACAAACCACCCAACAACCGTTTAATGTATTGCTCCGCGAACGAATTGCAAAACCTCTGAATTTAGACAATACTTTTTCTGCCTTAGACAGACCTACGAATATTTTTGCTTCGTACAACCTACACCAAACTCAGCTACAAGAGGTAAAGGATTTTAATTTTATAAATGCCTTAGGGGCAGGGGATATTACCGCCACTACAACCGATTTGAACCGATTTGTAGAAGCTCTTTTCAAAGGCAAGTTGCTGAAAAAAGAAACCCTACAACAGATGATGCCCGTAGAAAAAACTTGGGGGCTGTGCGTGATGAAAGCTCCTTTTTACAACAAGACTTCTTACGGACACGGCGGCACTACTCTTGGCACGGACGCTATTATGACCTACAATCCCGAAGATGATTTGTCTATCAGCTTGTGTATCAATGCACGGGGGATGTTTTCAAACAATGAAATTACCATTGGCATACTCAACATTCTTTACGAACTCCCGTTTGATTTTGAAAAGGAATAG
- a CDS encoding DUF2089 family protein, with translation MTAKIPTLCPSCESPLNVSRMRCANCATEVSGEYQLPLYLKLNREEQEFILNFFLSSGSIKEMAKQAELSYPTMRNKMDDLIEKIKKLNQESLTNK, from the coding sequence ATGACTGCTAAAATACCTACCCTTTGTCCCAGTTGTGAAAGTCCACTAAATGTGAGTCGGATGAGGTGTGCAAACTGTGCAACCGAAGTTTCAGGTGAGTACCAACTTCCGCTATACTTAAAACTCAACCGCGAGGAGCAAGAGTTTATCCTCAATTTTTTCCTATCCAGTGGGAGCATCAAAGAAATGGCAAAACAAGCCGAGCTTTCCTACCCCACCATGCGAAACAAAATGGATGATTTAATCGAAAAAATAAAAAAACTCAATCAAGAATCTTTAACAAACAAGTAA